Proteins from a genomic interval of Maylandia zebra isolate NMK-2024a linkage group LG15, Mzebra_GT3a, whole genome shotgun sequence:
- the LOC101482633 gene encoding 5-hydroxytryptamine receptor 1B produces the protein MENASQLKPTPAIYGELLNISTNDTHANFTAKAEPKDSNVALQAGLAVTLALITLATTLSNAFVIATIYQSRKLHTPANFLIASLAVTDLLVSILVMPISALYTVSQTWTLGQVVCDIWLSSDITCCTASILHLCVIALDRYWAITDAVEYSKKRTPARAAGMIATAWVIAISISLPPFFWRQVKAEEVTSCNVNTDHIFYTIYSTFGAFYIPTLLLIALYGRIYVEARKRILKQAHSKPGKRLTSAHLITNSPGSVASTTSLNYGTNDSSSCDTTSSANVSQVKVTVSDALLEKKRISAAREKKATKTLGIILGAYIICWLPFFIYTLLVPLCDSCFHPELFDIFTWLGYLNSLINPIIYTMSNEDFKQAFHKLIRFRCFRA, from the coding sequence ATGGAGAATGCCAGTCAGCTTAAACCGACTCCTGCCATCTACGGAGAGCTGCTAAACATCTCGACCAACGACACCCATGCCAATTTCACGGCGAAAGCGGAGCCCAAGGACAGTAATGTGGCTCTCCAGGCGGGTCTGGCCGTCACCTTAGCGCTCATAACTTTGGCCACGACGCTTTCAAACGCGTTCGTCATCGCCACCATTTACCAGTCCCGCAAACTGCACACGCCGGCAAACTTTCTAATCGCGTCGCTGGCGGTCACGGACCTACTGGTGTCTATCCTGGTGATGCCCATCAGCGCGCTGTACACGGTGAGCCAGACATGGACGCTGGGGCAGGTGGTCTGCGACATCTGGCTGTCCTCGGATATCACGTGCTGCACCGCGTCCATCCTGCACCTGTGCGTAATTGCGCTGGACCGCTACTGGGCCATCACGGACGCGGTGGAATACTCCAAGAAGCGCACGCCGGCGCGCGCAGCCGGGATGATCGCCACCGCCTGGGTGATTGCCATCTCCATCTCTCTGCCGCCGTTCTTCTGGCGCCAGGTGAAGGCGGAGGAGGTGACGAGCTGCAACGTGAACACCGACCACATTTTTTACACCATCTACTCCACTTTCGGCGCGTTCTACATCCCCACGCTGCTGCTCATCGCCCTGTACGGGAGGATATACGTGGAAGCCCGGAAGCGCATCCTGAAGCAGGCGCACAGCAAGCCCGGGAAGAGACTCACCTCTGCGCACCTGATCACCAACTCCCCCGGCTCGGTGGCGTCCACCACGTCCCTGAACTACGGGACCAACGACTCCTCCTCCTGTGACACTACCTCGTCCGCGAACGTGAGCCAAGTCAAAGTCACTGTGTCCGACGCGCTGCTGGAGAAGAAGCGCATCTCGGCCGCCAGGGAGAAGAAGGCGACCAAAACTTTGGGAATAATCCTCGGAGCCTACATCATCTGCTGGCTGCCGTTTTTCATTTACACTCTTTTAGTGCCTCTGTGCGATTCCTGCTTCCACCCGGAGCTATTTGACATTTTCACCTGGCTCGGTTACCTCAACTCCTTAATCAACCCCATCATTTACACCATGTCCAACGAGGACTTCAAGCAGGCCTTCCACAAACTGATACGGTTCAGATGCTTCAGGGCGTGA